The proteins below are encoded in one region of Winogradskyella helgolandensis:
- a CDS encoding MarC family protein, with the protein MQLNFKEIFTAFMILFAVIDIIGNIPIIIDLRKKVGHIQSGKASIIAGVIMVIFLFVGKSLLSLIGIDVNSFAVAGAFVIFFIALEMVLGITLYKDDEHSAVTASVFPLAFPLMAGPGTLTTLLSLRAEFAIENIIVAVISNVVVIYIVLKTSSKIERIIGANGINIIRKIFGVILLAIAVKLFAHNIKALLA; encoded by the coding sequence ATGCAACTTAATTTTAAAGAAATATTCACAGCTTTCATGATCCTTTTTGCGGTTATTGACATCATCGGAAATATTCCAATCATTATAGATCTTCGTAAAAAAGTTGGCCATATACAAAGCGGAAAAGCATCTATAATAGCTGGTGTTATAATGGTTATTTTTCTGTTTGTTGGAAAAAGCCTATTAAGCCTAATTGGTATCGACGTTAACTCATTTGCTGTGGCAGGTGCATTTGTTATATTCTTTATTGCCTTAGAAATGGTTTTGGGCATTACGCTTTATAAAGATGATGAACATAGTGCTGTCACTGCTTCAGTTTTTCCATTGGCATTTCCGCTTATGGCAGGACCAGGAACATTAACAACCTTATTATCGTTACGTGCAGAATTTGCTATTGAAAACATTATTGTTGCAGTAATTAGTAACGTAGTTGTAATTTATATTGTATTAAAAACGTCTTCAAAAATTGAACGCATCATAGGTGCGAACGGAATTAACATTATAAGAAAAATATTTGGTGTAATTTTGTTAGCCATCGCAGTAAAATTATTTGCGCATAACATTAAAGCTTTACTGGCTTAA
- a CDS encoding trans-sulfuration enzyme family protein, which yields MSSKHIETQAIRTQIERSQFLEHSNPLYLTSSYVFEDAEDMRASFADEKQRNIYSRYSNPNSSEFVDKICLMEGAERGYAFASGMSAVFSTFAALLDTDDHILSCRSIFGSTQTLFNNILPKWNISNSYFKIDELDKIESLIQPNTKVIYAESPTNPAVDILDLQRLGDIAKKHNLIFIVDNCFATPYLQQPIKFGAHLVIHSATKLIDGQGRVLGGVTVGSSDLIQKIYLFSRNTGPALSPFNAWVLSKSLETLPVRVDRHCDNALKVATFLESHDNVNFVKYPFLKSHPQYDLAKKQMKAGGSIVAFEIKGGIEAGRKFLNAIQLLSLSANLGDTRSIVTHPASTTHAKIPEDVRLETGITSGLIRVSVGLEHPEDIINDLKQALEN from the coding sequence ATGAGTTCAAAACATATTGAAACACAAGCCATACGCACACAAATAGAGCGCTCACAATTTTTAGAGCATTCTAATCCTTTGTATCTAACATCGAGTTATGTTTTTGAAGATGCCGAAGACATGCGTGCTTCTTTTGCTGATGAAAAACAACGTAATATTTACAGTCGTTATTCTAATCCTAATTCATCAGAATTTGTAGATAAAATCTGTTTAATGGAAGGTGCAGAACGTGGTTATGCCTTTGCTTCAGGTATGTCCGCTGTGTTTTCAACTTTTGCTGCTTTACTTGATACAGATGACCATATCCTTTCTTGTCGAAGTATTTTTGGATCAACTCAAACCCTATTTAATAATATATTACCAAAGTGGAATATTTCAAATAGTTATTTTAAAATTGATGAATTAGATAAAATCGAAAGTCTAATTCAACCCAATACTAAAGTTATTTATGCAGAGAGCCCAACGAATCCTGCTGTAGATATTTTAGATTTACAACGCTTAGGTGATATTGCCAAAAAACATAATCTCATTTTTATTGTAGATAATTGTTTTGCAACCCCTTATTTACAACAACCCATAAAATTTGGTGCGCATTTAGTAATTCATTCTGCTACCAAATTAATAGATGGACAAGGTAGAGTGTTAGGTGGTGTAACGGTTGGCAGCTCTGATTTAATTCAAAAAATATATTTATTTTCGAGAAATACTGGTCCAGCTTTATCTCCTTTTAATGCTTGGGTTCTTTCAAAGAGTTTAGAAACATTACCTGTAAGAGTGGACAGACATTGCGATAATGCATTAAAAGTTGCTACCTTTTTAGAATCTCACGACAATGTGAATTTTGTAAAATATCCATTTTTAAAATCGCACCCACAATACGACTTAGCAAAAAAACAAATGAAAGCAGGTGGAAGTATCGTTGCTTTTGAAATAAAAGGAGGTATTGAAGCAGGTCGTAAATTTCTTAATGCAATTCAACTCTTATCACTTTCAGCAAATTTAGGTGATACACGAAGTATTGTAACACATCCTGCATCTACAACACATGCAAAAATACCAGAAGATGTCCGTTTAGAAACAGGTATAACTTCAGGATTAATAAGAGTATCTGTTGGTTTAGAACATCCAGAAGATATTATTAACGATTTAAAACAAGCTTTAGAAAACTAA
- a CDS encoding HupE/UreJ family protein: MLENFWFNVQYGMNHVLDINGYDHVLFLMVLAVPYVFNDWKRVLVLVTTFTLGHTLSLVLAAYGIVSINGVLVEFLIPVTILIMALYNVFTAGKKSKTGKISLLFFTTLFFGIIHGLGFAREFKMFSGQSENKLELLVEFALGIELAQVIIVFIVLFLGFLCQTVFRFSRRDWVMVISAIVVGLVIPMIIESDFLK; encoded by the coding sequence ATGTTAGAAAATTTCTGGTTTAATGTGCAATACGGCATGAACCATGTTTTAGATATTAATGGATATGACCATGTCCTTTTTTTAATGGTATTGGCTGTGCCTTACGTTTTTAATGACTGGAAACGAGTACTAGTTTTAGTGACCACATTTACTTTAGGTCATACGCTTTCATTGGTGTTGGCAGCTTATGGTATTGTGAGTATTAATGGTGTGTTAGTGGAGTTTTTAATTCCGGTTACTATTTTAATCATGGCACTTTATAACGTCTTTACTGCAGGTAAAAAATCAAAAACGGGCAAGATTAGTTTGTTGTTTTTTACCACTTTGTTTTTCGGAATCATACATGGTTTAGGGTTTGCAAGAGAATTTAAAATGTTTTCGGGTCAATCGGAAAATAAACTAGAACTTCTTGTAGAATTTGCATTAGGGATTGAACTTGCCCAAGTCATCATTGTTTTTATTGTTTTATTTTTAGGGTTTTTATGCCAAACAGTCTTTAGATTTTCGCGTCGCGACTGGGTAATGGTAATATCTGCTATTGTAGTAGGACTTGTAATTCCGATGATAATAGAGAGCGATTTTCTAAAATAA
- a CDS encoding deoxycytidylate deaminase produces the protein MPKTKQLRYDKAYLRIAKEWGKLSHCKRKQVGALIVKDRMIISDGYNGTPTGFENYCEDDEGYTKWYVLHAEANAILKVASSTQSCQGATLYITLSPCKECSKLIHQAGIVRVVYHQDYKDCSGIDFLKKAGIELELIEDLREDSCFHEK, from the coding sequence ATGCCAAAGACAAAACAATTACGTTACGATAAAGCCTATTTACGAATAGCAAAAGAATGGGGCAAATTGTCTCATTGTAAGCGTAAACAGGTAGGAGCCCTTATTGTTAAAGATAGAATGATAATTTCGGATGGTTACAATGGTACACCAACTGGTTTTGAAAATTATTGCGAAGACGATGAAGGTTATACTAAATGGTATGTGCTACATGCCGAAGCCAATGCGATTTTAAAAGTAGCATCATCCACACAATCTTGCCAAGGAGCAACATTATATATTACACTTTCACCTTGCAAAGAATGTAGTAAATTAATTCATCAAGCAGGAATTGTACGTGTTGTTTATCATCAAGATTATAAGGATTGTTCAGGAATTGACTTTCTTAAAAAAGCAGGTATCGAATTAGAACTTATTGAAGATTTAAGAGAAGATTCTTGTTTTCACGAGAAATAA
- a CDS encoding S41 family peptidase, translated as MATKNKYIPLIIGVAIAAGVIIGGKMNFSDTSDNLFSTNSKKDKLNRLIDYIDYEYVEEVNTDSIVDVTVNGILHNLDPHSTYIPKEDLERITENMKGDFVGIGINFYPYRDTIAVIRPTEYGPSERAGIMSGDRILLADGDTLYGPNVSSDFISEKLKGDKNSNVKLTVFRKGEDELLEFDVKRKAIPIKSVEAAYMLTDDLGYMKMNRFAESTFKEFKLALNELKDLGATKLALDLRDNPGGFLGIAEQIADEFLEDGKLILFTKDKRGKEEHIYATKRGDFEVGDLYILINENSASASEVIAGALQDNDKGIIVGRRSYGKGLVQREMALGDGSAVRLTVSRYYTPTGRSIQKPYTNGDTESYYNDYYKRLRTGELAHEESIKVDDSLKYTTPKGKVVYGGGGIIPDIFVPIDRLFDNETINYLRRRGHFGYFVFEELDKDRTLYEGVSKYDFINNFEVSDDIVMSFQDYVNQRERTNISFVAYNAEIRRLIKATLARQLFDDNAFEEILNKEDIMVQEVILLSTDYPNIKQQ; from the coding sequence ATGGCAACAAAAAATAAATACATACCTCTTATTATCGGTGTTGCAATTGCAGCGGGAGTTATTATAGGTGGGAAAATGAATTTTTCTGATACGTCAGATAATCTTTTTTCTACAAATAGTAAGAAAGATAAACTCAATCGGTTAATAGATTATATAGATTACGAGTACGTAGAAGAAGTGAATACAGACAGTATTGTAGATGTTACTGTCAATGGTATTTTACATAATTTAGATCCGCATTCAACTTATATTCCTAAAGAAGATTTAGAGCGAATCACAGAAAACATGAAAGGTGATTTTGTAGGTATTGGTATTAACTTTTACCCTTACAGAGATACTATTGCAGTAATTAGACCTACCGAATATGGTCCAAGTGAGCGTGCAGGTATAATGAGTGGAGACCGTATTCTGTTAGCAGATGGAGATACACTTTATGGACCTAATGTTTCTAGTGATTTCATAAGTGAGAAATTAAAAGGTGATAAAAACAGTAATGTTAAACTTACGGTATTTAGAAAAGGTGAGGATGAGCTGTTAGAGTTTGATGTCAAACGAAAAGCTATTCCAATAAAAAGTGTAGAGGCTGCTTATATGCTTACTGATGACTTGGGATATATGAAAATGAATCGTTTTGCAGAATCTACTTTTAAGGAGTTTAAGTTGGCACTCAACGAGTTGAAAGATCTTGGCGCTACTAAATTAGCTTTAGACTTAAGGGATAATCCAGGTGGATTCTTAGGTATAGCAGAACAAATTGCAGATGAGTTTTTAGAAGATGGTAAACTCATATTGTTTACCAAAGATAAAAGAGGCAAGGAAGAGCATATTTACGCTACTAAAAGAGGCGATTTTGAGGTAGGTGATCTTTACATTCTTATCAATGAAAACTCAGCGTCGGCAAGTGAAGTTATAGCAGGTGCATTACAAGATAATGATAAAGGCATTATTGTAGGAAGACGCTCTTATGGAAAAGGTTTAGTACAACGCGAAATGGCATTAGGTGATGGTAGTGCTGTGCGATTAACCGTATCTAGATATTACACACCAACAGGTCGTTCTATTCAAAAACCATATACGAATGGTGATACTGAAAGTTATTACAATGATTATTATAAGCGCTTAAGGACAGGAGAATTAGCGCATGAAGAAAGTATAAAAGTAGATGACTCTTTAAAATATACAACACCAAAAGGAAAAGTAGTTTACGGAGGTGGAGGTATTATTCCGGATATATTTGTACCCATAGATCGTTTATTTGATAATGAAACCATCAATTATTTAAGACGACGAGGGCATTTTGGATATTTCGTTTTTGAAGAATTAGATAAAGATCGTACATTATATGAAGGTGTTTCTAAGTACGATTTTATTAATAATTTTGAAGTAAGTGATGATATTGTTATGAGTTTTCAAGATTATGTTAATCAAAGAGAACGTACCAATATTTCTTTTGTAGCTTATAATGCAGAAATAAGACGACTGATAAAAGCAACTTTAGCACGACAATTATTTGATGATAATGCGTTCGAAGAAATCCTAAATAAGGAAGATATTATGGTGCAAGAAGTGATACTTTTAAGTACTGATTATCCTAATATTAAGCAGCAATAA
- a CDS encoding FAD-dependent oxidoreductase, which translates to MNFDALIIGGGAAGLSCALVLGSAKNKPFAENKTIGIITHQKTSHLQNALFNNVLGLQPGTLGSEILTEGITQLTDLYPHITQIENEKVSSIEKNGDHFIITTNSNTYNSKIVVIAVGYTSFITIKGLENYIEPHPRAAIAKDRIWLKNTDHLVEKNLYVAGTLAGWRSQFAMACGSGSHVATDILTLWNDGKQTKIHDKV; encoded by the coding sequence ATGAATTTTGATGCTTTAATTATTGGTGGTGGAGCTGCTGGTTTATCCTGCGCTTTAGTTTTAGGTTCGGCTAAAAACAAACCGTTTGCAGAAAACAAAACTATTGGCATTATAACGCACCAAAAAACATCACATCTTCAAAATGCCTTATTTAATAATGTTTTAGGTTTACAACCTGGCACTTTAGGCTCTGAAATTCTAACCGAAGGCATAACACAATTAACAGATCTTTATCCTCATATTACCCAAATTGAAAATGAAAAAGTTAGCTCCATTGAAAAAAATGGTGACCACTTTATTATTACAACCAATTCGAATACTTATAATTCCAAAATTGTAGTTATTGCTGTTGGGTATACTAGTTTTATAACCATAAAAGGGCTAGAAAATTACATTGAACCACACCCAAGGGCAGCCATAGCAAAAGATAGAATCTGGTTAAAAAACACCGATCATCTTGTTGAAAAAAATCTTTATGTTGCTGGTACTTTAGCAGGTTGGCGAAGTCAGTTTGCTATGGCTTGTGGTAGCGGATCACATGTAGCCACAGATATTTTAACACTTTGGAATGATGGCAAACAAACTAAAATTCACGATAAAGTTTAA